The genomic segment tcgactcttactaccctggagtcgactcgttgaacattggagtcgactcgcgcacttcaggagtcgactcgttgacaggttctgagatgaggctttctgttcttctttctgttctcagtcggagtcgactcgtactagtctggagtcgactcgagctcgtgccagtgaacttgatacgcttggagtcgactcgtgatactcgggagtcgactcgagtctcagactttggttcagcagacttcttaacttatccaaaatactatgaaccaaatctagagacacttggacaggattttcactgaaacactcaattgaattcattagtaatcacaagatatactcaaatgctttgagctcatcaaaatcaaatggggttttaatcaatcactccacagatcaTATTAGCCACACTATGGTTTTGAATCTTGCTCTAAGTCTCTTGTTATAGTAGCTTTAAGAGATGTGGTTAAGAAAATCTAAACCCCAAATACCTGGGTTTGCTTAGAATGAAGCATGAGTCACATTGAACCAGGATAATACAAATTGCCTTTTATTACTTGAAAAACTAAGTATAGACTATTTTTTGTACGCTTTAGGCGACCATCCATCCATTACCCATTTTGTTTCAGAGCTCACTGATCATCAGCTTCAAGCTAATGAGAAAACCATTTTCTCAGGCACCGCAACACCAACATCTGTACCAATTCTATGCATTTCTATTTTGAGAATTCTCAAGATTTTATAAATCTCCTTCTTACATGGGTGATTTTTATCTCTTACCATAAATACATGCACCTTCCTTCCTATCTCAATCCAGCTGCATCCTGGCTGCTTAACCACACCTCTCTCCTTCATTAGACTCCTCATTCTCACAACATCTGCCCATCTTCCCAATTCAGCATACATGTTTGAGAGAAGTACATATGGCCCAGAATTCTCAGAATCAAGCTCAAAGAGCCTCTCTGCTGCCCATTCCCCCATCTCCACATTACGATGCAACCTACATGCAGCAAGCAAAGAACCCCAAAGAATAGAATCAGCTACTATTGGCATCTCCTTTATCAATTTCTCTACTTCATTAAAATAACCAGCACGGCCAAGAAGATCAACCATGCACGTATAGTGATCTCTGGACGGAACTAAACCATGCTCCTCGGTCATGGATCGGAAATACTGACGACCCTCTTCCACCAGTCCTCCATGACTGCAAGCAGACAGGACTCCGATCATCGTTACATGATCAGGAGTCTCCCCAGACAACAGCATTCTCCTGAAGAGATTTAGGGCTTCTTCACCACGCCCATTCTGTGCATACCCAACAATCATGGCATTCCAAGACACCCTATCCCTTCCAGCCATCTTTTCAAATACTTTACCCCCATCATCAATGGAACCACATTTAAGGTACATGTCAACAAGTGAGTTTCCTACAAAAATATCAGACTCCGGCCCTGCCTCAAACCGGAACCCATGTTTCAAAACATGTGCTTGCGCTTGTTGACCAAGACTAAGATCTGCAAGGTTGGCACATGCATTAAGGAGGTTTCCAAATGTGTAGTGGGTTGGCCAAACAGATTCTCTCTTTAGCTGGAGAAACAGTCTAAGCGCCTCCTCATCTTCCCCATTTTGTGTGTACCCTGCAACGAGTGCATTCCAAGCTACAATATTCTTTTCAGTCATCCTCAAAAACATTAGTCTAGCATCTTTGACACTTGCAGATTTTGCATAACCACTAATCATAGATGTCTCTGAGACTATGCTTCTGATAGGCATGCGATCAAAAATGATCCTTGCCTCTCGAATTCTTCTACATTTTGCATACATATCCACCAAAGCATTGCCCAACACCAGATCATCTCTGAATTTATCAAACTTGATTGCTCGTGCATGGATTTGCATGCCTTCTCTGAGAGCCATCATGCTTGCACATGCGCTAACCACACTTGCAAGCGTCACCTCGTCGGGCTCCACTCCAGTGTCCATCATTTCCACAAACAGCAACAAAGCTTCATTCACCGGACCATTCTGCTCATAACACGTGATCAGGCTGTTCCACGAAACCACATTTCTCTCCGGCATCCCCTCGAAAACTCTGTGTGCATCCAAGGGTCTCCTACACTTTGAGTACATATCCACGAGAGCACTGCCCATATATACATCATAAGCAAGTCGGGATTTTGAGATCAGAGCATGAATTTGGACGCCAATTCTCGAGTCCATAAGCCCCGCACAAGCACTGAGAGCGCTAGAGAATGAGTGTGCATTAAGCACAAAGTCCTCAGCATGCATGGCAACAAAAAAATCCAGGGCCTCTTCGAACCGACCATGCTGGGCAAAGCCCGAAACCATTGAGCTCCAAGAGCACTGGTCAGACTCAGGAATCGACAAGAAGAGCTGCTTCGCTTCATCAGAATAGCCTGATTTCATGAATGCACCAATTAAGCTATTGAAAGTGAATGTATTTCTGTGGGTCATCCTGTCGAACAACTTCCGCGCATCGGCCAAGCAGCCACATTTAGCATAGGCATCGATTAGCCGATTCTGGATGAAGGTCTCGGAGGAGAAGCGCGTCTTCAGGAGGCGGGCATGGACGCGGCGAGCGCCTCTGAGGGATTTGGAATGGATGGAGGATTGCAGGAGTTCGGAAAAGAATGTGgagttggagagggagaggtcgcAGACGAGCGGGAGGTGTTTGGAAACGCAGGCATGCCTCGCCATCCCATCGTCAGGAATGGCTATAGCCTTTTGAATTTGTTGCagtggtggcaatcgggtcgtaCATGCGGTGGgataaaaaattcatcaactcAACTCCAATTTAATTATTAAACAGATCAGAAATTAAGACCTAAAtttgatctatttattaaatagataattCAAACCGATCCGTacgatctatttattaaatagatcaaatAAGAATAAACGGATTCAACGGTTTTTTAAcgaattaaataaatttaaacagATTAAGTGAGTtggattaaataaatcaaaaacaATTTAAGTAGGTTTCAAAccgattaaataaattttaaataaaataaataggttAGGTTATAATCTAatctaattattaaatatatcGAAATGGGTTTGATGGAACAAAAGTCTAAATTAGAATCcaatctatttaataaacagttcTAAATGGATTAACTTGTTTACAATTCAAACTCATTTATATCACATCTAAACCTACCGCTCAAAATGGATTCATGGTTGGATTGATGGATCGGACCATAAATtaggaaaaattaaatatgtgaaAGATTATATATATGATGCTTAGTTTTTTTTAGTTGAttgtattttttaatttaaaaactattttttaaaaaaataatatttttgttttgatGAGTTATATCCTATatcttcaattttattttatttaatactatataaaatattaaaatttactttaatatttttagttacttaatttatatgaaaaataatttttacagTTTTGTCCGGTTTAATCCATCCTAGCCGGCCGGTCTAATTCTATACATCCCGCCCGTCCCATACC from the Phoenix dactylifera cultivar Barhee BC4 chromosome 14, palm_55x_up_171113_PBpolish2nd_filt_p, whole genome shotgun sequence genome contains:
- the LOC103720527 gene encoding pentatricopeptide repeat-containing protein At2g13600, encoding MARHACVSKHLPLVCDLSLSNSTFFSELLQSSIHSKSLRGARRVHARLLKTRFSSETFIQNRLIDAYAKCGCLADARKLFDRMTHRNTFTFNSLIGAFMKSGYSDEAKQLFLSIPESDQCSWSSMVSGFAQHGRFEEALDFFVAMHAEDFVLNAHSFSSALSACAGLMDSRIGVQIHALISKSRLAYDVYMGSALVDMYSKCRRPLDAHRVFEGMPERNVVSWNSLITCYEQNGPVNEALLLFVEMMDTGVEPDEVTLASVVSACASMMALREGMQIHARAIKFDKFRDDLVLGNALVDMYAKCRRIREARIIFDRMPIRSIVSETSMISGYAKSASVKDARLMFLRMTEKNIVAWNALVAGYTQNGEDEEALRLFLQLKRESVWPTHYTFGNLLNACANLADLSLGQQAQAHVLKHGFRFEAGPESDIFVGNSLVDMYLKCGSIDDGGKVFEKMAGRDRVSWNAMIVGYAQNGRGEEALNLFRRMLLSGETPDHVTMIGVLSACSHGGLVEEGRQYFRSMTEEHGLVPSRDHYTCMVDLLGRAGYFNEVEKLIKEMPIVADSILWGSLLAACRLHRNVEMGEWAAERLFELDSENSGPYVLLSNMYAELGRWADVVRMRSLMKERGVVKQPGCSWIEIGRKVHVFMVRDKNHPCKKEIYKILRILKIEMHRIGTDVGVAVPEKMVFSLA